In one window of Opitutus sp. GAS368 DNA:
- the sufD gene encoding Fe-S cluster assembly protein SufD: protein MSAVSTTSLTGSFTREAFAAHLERVKHLPAWWLDRKRAAYERFATAPMPRRTNEGWRFSNLSTLTLDGFNATPAAVRFDQMAHRELGVTGAGHLVFANNRLVTAQALDASTAGSGIIFDTLQHALLQHADLVKAHLLAQPSKLGSDKFAALHEAFLEDGAFIHVPKGVTATLPVGVFHYACGDGTAVFPHTLVIAEENAKITVADFFRSEKAGEAHFACGGNDLYVGHGAQVTYLAMQDWSRATLSFQFNATVARRDAKVLSLNLHAGARQARHESFSQLAAPGAHSEMLALTVAHGTQEFDQRTLQIHQAPNTSSNLLYKNALMDQAKTIFSGLIVVDPDAQKTDAYQSNRNLMLSDEAEANSLPGLEIQANDVRCTHGATSARIDREQEFYLESRGIRAAQAQELLVFGFFEEVLGKIEHEQLHDTLTNIIREKFKT, encoded by the coding sequence ATGTCCGCAGTTTCCACCACTTCCCTCACCGGCTCGTTCACCCGCGAGGCTTTCGCCGCCCATCTCGAGCGCGTGAAGCACCTCCCCGCCTGGTGGCTCGACCGAAAGCGCGCCGCCTACGAGCGGTTCGCCACCGCGCCGATGCCCAGGCGCACCAACGAGGGTTGGCGTTTCTCCAACCTCTCCACGCTGACGCTCGACGGCTTCAACGCCACGCCCGCCGCCGTCCGCTTCGACCAGATGGCCCACCGCGAGCTCGGCGTCACCGGCGCCGGCCACCTCGTGTTCGCCAACAACCGGCTCGTCACCGCGCAGGCGCTCGACGCCAGCACCGCCGGCTCGGGCATCATCTTCGACACGCTCCAGCACGCGCTGCTCCAGCACGCCGACCTCGTGAAGGCGCACCTGCTGGCCCAGCCCTCCAAGCTCGGCTCCGACAAGTTCGCCGCCCTGCACGAGGCCTTTCTCGAGGACGGCGCCTTCATCCATGTGCCGAAGGGGGTCACGGCCACGCTGCCCGTCGGCGTGTTCCACTACGCCTGCGGCGACGGCACCGCGGTCTTCCCGCACACTCTGGTCATCGCCGAGGAAAACGCGAAGATCACCGTCGCCGACTTCTTCCGCTCGGAAAAGGCCGGCGAGGCGCACTTCGCCTGCGGTGGCAACGATCTCTACGTCGGCCACGGCGCGCAGGTCACCTACCTCGCCATGCAGGACTGGAGCCGCGCGACCCTCTCCTTCCAGTTCAACGCCACCGTCGCCCGCCGCGACGCCAAGGTGCTCTCGCTCAACCTGCACGCCGGCGCCCGCCAGGCGCGGCACGAGTCGTTCTCCCAGCTGGCCGCCCCCGGCGCCCACTCCGAGATGCTCGCGCTCACCGTCGCGCACGGCACGCAGGAGTTCGACCAGCGCACGCTACAGATCCACCAGGCGCCGAACACCAGCTCGAACCTCCTCTACAAGAACGCGCTCATGGACCAGGCGAAGACCATCTTCTCCGGCCTGATCGTCGTCGATCCCGACGCGCAGAAGACCGACGCCTACCAGAGCAACCGCAACCTGATGCTCAGCGACGAGGCCGAGGCCAATTCGCTTCCGGGCCTCGAGATCCAGGCCAACGACGTCCGCTGCACCCACGGCGCCACCTCGGCCCGCATCGATCGCGAGCAGGAGTTCTACCTCGAGTCCCGTGGCATCCGCGCCGCGCAGGCGCAGGAGCTGCTCGTGTTCGGCTTCTTCGAGGAGGTCCTCGGCAAGATCGAGCACGAACAACTCCACGATACGCTGACGAACATCATCCGCGAGAAATTCAAAACCTGA